One Streptomyces coeruleorubidus DNA segment encodes these proteins:
- a CDS encoding carbohydrate ABC transporter permease has protein sequence MADTVVRTRKQPAAQGTPKGVGRLPRAAVHHPWWFALPAIVVFAGFFLVPNLLNFYYPFTNWSSYHADIAFTGLDNFRTIAEDGSLLRAIRTTLVYALLAALFQNGFGLVLALLLENDSRFNRFFRAVFFLPVLISALATGYVFQALLDQDGAVNSVLGTDIPWLGSTTWTLVIVTLIHGWKWMGLSMLIYLAGLKGIPGEMLEAAKCDGAGPWRTFWSVRWPMLAPAVTFNVTTALIGSMNTFDIVQATTGGGPAASTEVFNIYMFRIFGQGLYAQASAMSLVLFLVVVAVAIPLVVGLRRREQML, from the coding sequence ATGGCGGACACGGTCGTACGTACGCGCAAGCAGCCGGCGGCACAAGGCACACCGAAGGGCGTGGGACGGCTGCCGCGCGCCGCCGTGCACCACCCCTGGTGGTTCGCGCTCCCCGCGATCGTCGTCTTCGCGGGCTTCTTCCTGGTGCCCAACCTGCTGAACTTCTACTACCCGTTCACCAACTGGTCCTCGTACCACGCGGACATCGCCTTCACGGGCCTGGACAACTTCAGGACCATCGCCGAGGACGGCTCGCTGCTGCGGGCGATCCGCACGACCCTGGTGTACGCGCTGCTGGCGGCGCTGTTCCAGAACGGCTTCGGGCTCGTGCTGGCGCTGCTGCTGGAGAACGACAGCCGCTTCAACCGGTTCTTCCGCGCCGTGTTCTTCCTGCCGGTGCTGATCTCGGCGCTGGCGACCGGTTACGTCTTCCAGGCGCTGCTCGACCAGGACGGAGCCGTCAACTCCGTTCTGGGCACGGACATCCCGTGGCTGGGCTCGACGACCTGGACGCTGGTGATCGTCACGCTCATCCACGGGTGGAAGTGGATGGGCCTGTCGATGCTCATCTACCTGGCCGGCCTCAAAGGCATCCCCGGCGAGATGCTGGAGGCCGCGAAGTGCGACGGCGCGGGGCCCTGGCGGACCTTCTGGTCGGTGCGCTGGCCGATGCTCGCACCGGCCGTCACCTTCAACGTCACCACCGCGCTGATCGGTTCGATGAACACCTTCGACATCGTGCAGGCCACCACGGGCGGCGGCCCCGCCGCCTCCACCGAGGTCTTCAACATCTACATGTTCCGGATCTTCGGGCAGGGCCTGTACGCACAGGCCTCCGCGATGAGCCTCGTCCTCTTCCTGGTCGTGGTCGCCGTGGCGATCCCGCTGGTCGTGGGGCTCCGGCGAAGGGAGCAGATGCTGTGA
- a CDS encoding carbohydrate ABC transporter permease — MTAVWRYGRPCLVVLLAALAVGVPLWLVAVTSAKPQAEAIKPNLDLPRQWQPGSNYADAVSQGEMLRGFLNSLLVVVPSVVLVLILGAGAAWVFARRKSKLVSAAYALCISGLLLPPAVITIVMELRQLGMANTRPGMIAVYTGMYLSTSIFFMTGFIRAIPMELEEAARIDGATPARIFWRIVLPLLRPVIATATIMVMLYAWSDIFYAFFVLGGGDRATLPLNLYQVASAQLYLNNWHLVFAYVVVMSLPMVAVFLVGQRKIVSGITSGAVK, encoded by the coding sequence GTGACCGCGGTGTGGCGGTACGGCCGCCCCTGTCTCGTCGTCCTGCTCGCCGCGCTGGCCGTGGGCGTGCCGCTGTGGCTGGTCGCCGTCACCTCGGCCAAGCCGCAGGCCGAGGCGATCAAGCCGAACCTGGACCTGCCCCGGCAGTGGCAGCCCGGGAGCAACTACGCGGACGCCGTCAGCCAGGGCGAGATGCTGCGCGGCTTCCTCAACTCGCTGCTCGTCGTGGTGCCTTCAGTCGTCCTGGTGCTGATCCTGGGCGCGGGCGCCGCCTGGGTCTTCGCCCGGCGCAAGTCGAAGCTGGTCTCGGCGGCGTACGCGCTGTGCATCAGCGGACTGCTGCTGCCGCCCGCCGTCATCACCATCGTGATGGAGCTGCGGCAACTGGGGATGGCGAACACCCGCCCCGGCATGATCGCCGTCTACACCGGGATGTACCTGTCGACGTCGATCTTCTTCATGACCGGCTTCATCCGCGCCATCCCCATGGAGCTGGAGGAGGCGGCCAGGATCGACGGGGCGACACCGGCGCGGATCTTCTGGCGGATCGTCCTGCCGCTGCTCCGGCCGGTGATCGCCACCGCGACGATCATGGTGATGCTCTATGCCTGGAGCGACATCTTCTACGCGTTCTTCGTCCTCGGCGGCGGAGACCGGGCGACCCTGCCGCTCAACCTCTACCAGGTCGCCAGCGCCCAGCTCTACCTCAACAACTGGCATCTCGTCTTCGCGTACGTCGTGGTGATGAGCCTGCCCATGGTCGCCGTGTTCCTCGTCGGCCAGCGAAAGATCGTGTCCGGAATCACCAGTGGAGCCGTGAAGTGA
- a CDS encoding CBM35 domain-containing protein, translating to MAATLPAAGNAAAADPQRLTVDLNASEGPVMLGANGSLYGLSDDGVPSDAAMAPLKITSISQKPEGGAQHPNGDALTVSKSFFRNGGGEINVMMQDMYAKWPYEDLGIDDYLPKVDKIAKEVSADPNSDRFVYIPFNEPDQIWYKLDVADQAQYEKNRDRFFKDWKTVYQRIRAIDPDARIAGPNEAAYHTRLLKDFLAFAKRENVLPQVMTWHELGSGSLRDFQAHYDDYRKLEREAGIAPLKINIDEYANRRDLSVPGQLVQWVSMFERNKVYANMAYWDAAGNLSGHVVRSNIPNGGWWLFRWYAGMTGDTVKVTPPQPNTIDTLQGLASLDTSRRQAQVLLGGSAADSDVVVRGVPRSVFGRTVTATVAEAAWSGYEGQHAAPRVLARTKVKVADDGSVTVPLRGLHKMSAYRVVLTPGGSGTPSAASVPWSASYEAEDAAITDGKVYTQGTVQNANGYAASGTKDVGSLNQPGSKVTFSVKVPKDGTYDLAILYGNQSGGPATQKLSVDGGAPVTVTYPSTENWTYRAKKDVSVQLKAGTHQLTLSKGDAEVTLDRIDLTTRTGAPSASYEATLADISGKPSYDYTSSAGVGTGSLVLRSGDKAVFDVYAPRDGYYTVVPRTSAAVKLSLHGETVTAAPGRPLRLYLVAGNNRIAMTSGHSAVRSLDVTGDGSAAGTLSYEGASATLAGGAKLVDSPHASAGSYIGWLGNSASSTAQFTVDAPRSGRYLLVVHYAHNDRRDNGHAYNTDIMSRTADITVGTADPVKVTFKNTWSWDDYWTVGVPVDLAKGANKVTFGNASAWAPNIDRIELGRIVG from the coding sequence ATGGCAGCCACTCTCCCCGCAGCCGGAAACGCGGCAGCAGCGGACCCACAGCGCCTTACCGTCGACCTCAACGCCTCCGAGGGCCCGGTGATGCTGGGCGCCAACGGCTCGCTGTACGGGCTCAGCGACGACGGGGTGCCCAGCGACGCCGCGATGGCGCCCCTGAAGATCACGAGCATCTCGCAGAAGCCGGAGGGGGGCGCCCAGCACCCCAACGGCGACGCGCTCACCGTCTCCAAGTCGTTCTTCCGCAACGGCGGCGGCGAGATCAACGTGATGATGCAGGACATGTACGCCAAGTGGCCGTACGAGGACCTCGGCATCGACGACTACCTCCCCAAGGTCGACAAGATCGCCAAGGAGGTCTCGGCCGACCCGAACAGCGACCGCTTCGTCTACATCCCGTTCAACGAGCCCGACCAGATCTGGTACAAGCTCGACGTCGCCGACCAGGCGCAGTACGAGAAGAACCGGGACCGGTTCTTCAAGGACTGGAAGACGGTGTACCAGCGGATCCGCGCGATCGACCCGGACGCACGGATCGCCGGACCGAACGAAGCCGCGTACCACACCCGCCTGTTGAAGGACTTCCTCGCCTTCGCCAAGCGGGAGAACGTGCTGCCGCAGGTGATGACCTGGCACGAGCTGGGTTCCGGCTCACTGCGCGACTTCCAGGCGCACTACGACGACTACCGCAAGCTGGAGCGCGAGGCGGGCATCGCCCCGCTGAAGATCAACATCGACGAGTACGCCAACCGCCGTGACCTGTCCGTGCCCGGACAGCTCGTGCAGTGGGTGTCGATGTTCGAGCGCAACAAGGTGTACGCCAACATGGCGTACTGGGACGCGGCCGGCAACCTCAGCGGCCACGTCGTGCGCTCGAACATCCCCAACGGCGGCTGGTGGCTCTTCCGCTGGTACGCGGGCATGACCGGTGACACCGTGAAGGTGACGCCGCCGCAGCCCAACACCATCGACACCCTCCAGGGGCTCGCCTCCCTCGACACCTCCCGCCGCCAGGCGCAGGTCCTGCTCGGCGGCTCCGCGGCCGACTCGGACGTGGTCGTGCGAGGCGTCCCCCGGTCGGTGTTCGGCCGTACGGTCACCGCGACCGTCGCCGAGGCCGCCTGGTCCGGTTACGAGGGGCAGCACGCGGCGCCACGGGTCCTCGCGCGCACCAAGGTGAAGGTCGCGGACGACGGTTCGGTGACCGTCCCGCTGCGCGGCCTGCACAAGATGTCGGCGTACCGGGTCGTCCTCACTCCCGGCGGCTCCGGCACCCCGTCCGCCGCCTCCGTGCCGTGGTCGGCGTCGTACGAGGCCGAGGACGCGGCCATCACCGACGGCAAGGTCTACACGCAGGGCACGGTCCAGAACGCCAACGGCTACGCGGCCTCCGGCACCAAGGACGTCGGCTCGCTCAACCAGCCCGGCAGCAAGGTCACCTTCTCGGTGAAGGTCCCGAAGGACGGCACGTACGACCTGGCGATCCTGTACGGCAACCAGTCCGGCGGCCCCGCCACGCAGAAACTGTCGGTCGACGGCGGCGCCCCGGTGACGGTCACCTACCCCTCCACGGAGAACTGGACGTACCGCGCCAAGAAGGACGTCAGCGTCCAACTCAAGGCGGGCACGCACCAGCTGACCCTGTCCAAGGGCGACGCCGAGGTCACCCTGGACCGGATCGACCTGACCACGCGGACGGGCGCGCCGTCCGCCTCCTACGAGGCCACGCTGGCGGACATCAGCGGCAAGCCGTCGTACGACTACACCTCGTCGGCCGGTGTGGGCACGGGCTCCCTGGTCCTGCGCTCCGGTGACAAGGCGGTGTTCGACGTGTACGCCCCGCGCGACGGCTACTACACGGTGGTGCCGCGTACCTCGGCGGCCGTGAAGCTCTCGCTGCACGGGGAGACGGTCACGGCCGCGCCCGGCCGCCCGCTGCGGCTCTACCTGGTCGCGGGGAACAACCGGATCGCGATGACGTCGGGCCACAGCGCCGTCCGCTCCCTCGACGTCACCGGCGACGGCTCGGCCGCCGGCACCCTCTCCTACGAGGGCGCCTCGGCCACGCTCGCCGGCGGAGCCAAGCTCGTCGACTCCCCGCACGCGTCCGCGGGCTCCTACATCGGCTGGCTCGGCAACAGCGCCTCCAGCACCGCCCAGTTCACGGTGGACGCGCCCCGGTCCGGCCGCTATCTGCTGGTCGTCCACTACGCCCACAACGACCGCCGGGACAACGGCCACGCCTACAACACGGACATCATGTCCCGTACGGCGGACATCACGGTCGGGACCGCGGACCCGGTGAAGGTCACCTTCAAGAACACCTGGAGCTGGGACGACTACTGGACCGTCGGCGTTCCGGTCGATCTGGCGAAGGGCGCGAACAAGGTGACGTTCGGCAACGCGAGCGCCTGGGCGCCGAACATCGACCGCATCGAGTTGGGCCGGATTGTGGGCTGA
- a CDS encoding sporulation protein, which translates to MVFKRLLGALGVGGPTVDTVLDPAPVRPGGTLTGEVRLEGGKADFDIEHITLELVARVEAEHEGGESEGVVAFGRFTVGGGFRLAEGEKRGVPFSVTLPWETPVTELHGQSLGIVLGVRTELSVAGAQDKGDLDQLNVTPLPVQEAVLEALGGLGFGFKTADLEYGRIGGTGQQLPFHQEIELLPSPRYAHQVNEIELTFLTGPGGMEVVLEADKRGGFLSPGHDALTRFTVSHDGVEHQDWPAIVDGWIRQLVEHRASYGSPAAFGMGGHGHDGHDGHHHDGHRSGPGMGTAVAAGAAGLAAGVVGGMVADEVVDEVGDFFEGEEEEEG; encoded by the coding sequence ATGGTGTTCAAACGACTGCTCGGCGCGCTCGGCGTGGGCGGCCCCACGGTCGACACGGTCCTCGACCCGGCTCCCGTCCGGCCCGGCGGCACGCTCACCGGTGAGGTCCGGCTGGAGGGCGGCAAAGCCGACTTCGACATCGAGCACATCACCCTGGAGCTGGTGGCCCGGGTGGAGGCCGAGCACGAGGGCGGCGAGAGCGAGGGCGTCGTCGCCTTCGGCCGCTTCACCGTCGGCGGCGGCTTCCGGCTCGCCGAGGGCGAGAAGCGGGGTGTGCCGTTCAGCGTGACCCTGCCGTGGGAGACGCCGGTCACCGAGCTGCACGGCCAGAGCCTGGGCATCGTCCTGGGCGTGCGCACCGAGTTGTCGGTGGCCGGCGCGCAGGACAAGGGCGACCTGGACCAGCTGAACGTGACGCCGCTGCCCGTGCAGGAGGCCGTTCTGGAGGCCCTCGGCGGGCTCGGGTTCGGATTCAAGACGGCCGACCTCGAGTACGGGCGCATCGGCGGCACCGGCCAGCAACTGCCCTTCCACCAGGAGATCGAACTCCTCCCGTCACCCCGGTACGCGCACCAGGTCAACGAGATCGAGCTGACGTTCCTGACGGGCCCGGGCGGCATGGAGGTCGTACTGGAGGCGGACAAGCGCGGCGGCTTCCTGTCGCCCGGCCATGACGCGCTGACCCGTTTCACCGTCTCCCACGACGGAGTCGAGCACCAGGACTGGCCCGCGATCGTCGACGGCTGGATCCGGCAACTGGTCGAGCACCGGGCCTCGTACGGCTCCCCCGCCGCGTTCGGCATGGGCGGCCACGGGCATGACGGGCACGACGGGCACCACCATGACGGCCACCGCTCGGGCCCCGGCATGGGAACCGCCGTCGCGGCGGGCGCGGCCGGGCTCGCGGCCGGGGTCGTCGGCGGCATGGTCGCGGACGAAGTGGTCGACGAGGTCGGGGACTTCTTCGAGGGCGAG